Proteins from a single region of Primulina tabacum isolate GXHZ01 chromosome 5, ASM2559414v2, whole genome shotgun sequence:
- the LOC142547494 gene encoding uncharacterized protein LOC142547494 yields the protein MASLIACRSFHSAVGQGSVRKPAVWSVVSCSNFHLSCKHKRPYTSVMIVPTGVGAAIGGYAGDALPVARTLANVVDCLISHPNVLNAAMLYWPMPNVLYVEGYALDRFAEGIWALQPVHQNKVGLVLDAGIEGDLRIRHLQVVDATRASLGLPIIDYTVTDTALQVEKWVDPTSGQSTGRIQHPDSLLRAVRTLVERSRVNAVAVVARFPDDDVSGYRQGLGIDLLAGLEAVISHLVVKNFGIPCAHAPALLPFPLSPSLCPKAAAEEIGYTFLPCVLAGLSNAPQYLVRSSESLEKDCLVASDVDSVILPIDAWGGAAALAFANSKANRPLLIAVGENDTVLSDTPDKLGIPAVKVSNYWEAIGVVAAHKVGVDPNSLRKNRINNIQAASVLLDGRLSFAQQTETRI from the exons ATGGCGAGCCTTATCGCGTGCCGTTCATTTCACTCCGCCGTCGGCCAAGGATCAGTCCGGAAGCCTGCCGTCTGGTCAGTCGTATCATGTTCAAATTTCCACCTCTCGTGCAAG CATAAGAGGCCGTACACTAGTGTGATGATAGTACCGACCGGAGTAGGAGCTGCAATTGGTGGTTATGCAGGGGATGCCTTGCCGGTGGCTCGCACTCTGGCCAATGTTGTCGATTGCCTCATATCTCATCCTAAT GTTCTAAATGCTGCAATGCTTTATTGGCCAATGCCAAATGTGTTATATGTTGAGGGCTATGCTTTAGATAGATTCGCTGAAGGCATTTGGGCACTGCAGCCGGTTCACCAGAATAAG GTGGGGCTTGTTCTTGATGCTGGAATAGAGGGAGACCTTCGCATTCGTCATTTACAAGTTGTGGATGCAACAAGGGCTTCTCTAGGTTTGCCTATCATAGATTATACAGTAACAGACACTGCTCTACAG GTGGAAAAGTGGGTTGACCCAACAAGTGGACAATCTACTGGGAGGATACAGCATCCCGATTCATTATTAAGGGCTGTAAGGACATTAGTTGAGAGATCTCGGGTGAATGCAGTCGCGGTTGTGGCACGCTTCCCAGATGATGATGTGAGCGGTTATCGGCAAGGGTTG GGAATTGATCTTTTGGCGGGTTTGGAGGCGGTGATAAGCCACCTAGTGGTGAAGAATTTTGGAATTCCATGTGCCCATGCTCCTGCATTATTACCTTTTCCATTGAGTCCTTCTTTATGTCCTAAAGCAGCTGCTGAGGAG ATAGGATACACATTCTTGCCATGTGTGCTTGCTGGACTTAGTAATGCACCTCAATACTTAGTCCGCAGCTCCGAATCTTTGGAAAAGGACTGTCTAGTTGCTAGTGATGTTGATAGTGTGATTCTACCAATTGATGCTTGGGGAGGAGCCGCTGCTCTTGCATTTGCTAATAGCAAAGCAAACAGG CCACTTTTAATTGCTGTTGGAGAGAATGATACAGTTCTCAGTGATACACCGGATAAACTTGGGATTCCTGCG GTGAAGGTGTCGAATTACTGGGAGGCCATAGGAGTTGTTGCAGCTCATAAAGTAGGAGTAGACCCAAATTCTCTGAGGAAGAATAGAATAAACAATATTCAGGCTGCCTCTGTTCTTCTTGATGGAAGATTGTCGTTTGCTCAACAGACCGAAACAAGAATTTGA
- the LOC142544376 gene encoding uncharacterized protein LOC142544376, whose translation MVVNPINISFNDPLYLHPSDTPGVSLVLDPLIGNENYGVWSRAMLLALRAKNKLGFITGASRKPAENQPTLHQWERCNAIVLSWIMSSVSKEIFSGIIYFTEAAGVWADLKERFDKICGSRIYTLHQEIALYSQSSSTIFVYFSHLKKIWDEYASLVTLPFCSCDTARAYVEHDQHQHLLQFLMGLNDSYGHIRSQILMMNPLPSVIQAYSILSQEESHRNVLSSSTIVNVPAAAFYSSFNKGGDSMKCENCNIPGHTVRLEIY comes from the coding sequence ATGGTGGTAAATCCTATCAACATTAGCTTCAATGATCCTCTTTATCTGCATCCTTCGGATACTCCTGGGGTTTCTCTTGTTCTTGATCCATTGATCGGTAATGAGAATTACGGTGTGTGGAGTCGCGCTATGTTGCTTGCTCTACGTGCCAAGAACAAGCTTGGATTCATCACTGGAGCTTCTCGAAAACCAGCAGAAAATCAGCCTACATTGCATCAATGGGAACGATGCAATGCAATTGTCCTATCCTGGATCATGAGCTCTGTTTCGAAGGAAATCTTCAGTGGAATCATATATTTCACAGAGGCTGCTGGTGTTTGGGCAGATCTGAAAGAgagatttgataaaatttgtgGATCGCGCATTTACACTCTTCATCAGGAAATTGCACTCTATTCACAAAGTTCCTCCACAATCTTTGTGTATTTCTCGCATCTGAAGAAGATATGGGATGAATATGCCTCGCTTGTTACGCTACCGTTTTGTAGTTGTGATACTGCCAGAGCTTATGTTGAGCATGATCAACATCAACACCTTCTTCAATTTCTCATGGGCTTGAATGACAGCTATGGACACATTCGAAGTCAAATCCTTATGATGAATCCGTTACCATCAGTTATTCAAGCTTATTCCATTCTCAGTCAAGAGGAATCACATAGGAATGTTCTATCATCCTCAACGATTGTTAATGTGCCTGCGGCAGCATTTTACTCCTCATTTAATAAAGGGGGTGATTCGATGAAATGTGAGAATTGCAATATTCCCGGTCACACTGTAAGGCTCGaaatttattag
- the LOC142544377 gene encoding uncharacterized protein LOC142544377, with product MLVDNFQGHPVPIVPKAVMSMMRNSMNADISYYKAWKGKELADNMLKDNTTQSFTKLTCYLHMVEQMNRGSITDIFVDEENRFKYMFLAFGACVRGYRSMRKVVSIDGTWLKGKYNGVLLVASAQDGNYHQYPLAWGIVDVECTSSWSWFLTKLLEVVPDEDELVIISDMHQGIINAVSSVYRNAHHGHCTWHLSQNMKIRCKKKGATEMFLRIAKIYKGIEFDIAYNEFRNRYPEAAQYLDEKDSLDRWTRAYCPKTRYNIMTTNGFESINARILEERKLPIIALLDSLQKLTSSWFARYRHASIASNSNMTPTIEGILRSRFTDAQGMQVFELGRLEFDVRSRGHSAIVDLESKRCTCRVFDIDRIPCAHAIAASGLANIDLYDMCSEYYSTMSWCMAYSETVYLVPEENEWPRNINFPFVLPPLLEKRVGRRKQNRIPSIGEFSKR from the coding sequence ATGTTGGTGGATAATTTCCAAGGTCATCCAGTGCCAATTGTACCGAAAGCAGTGATGTCGATGATGCGCAATAGTATGAATGCTGATATATCATACTACAAGGCTTGGAAAGGGAAAGAACTAGCAGACAATATGTTGAAAGATAATACTACGCAGAGTTTTACTAAATTGACTTGTTATTTGCACATGGTAGAGCAGATGAATCGAGGAAGCATAACAGACATATTTGTTGACGAGGAAAATCGATTCAAGTATATGTTTCTTGCTTTTGGTGCATGCGTTAGAGGATATCGAAGTATGCGAAAAGTTGTATCAATTGATGGTACGTGGTTGAAGGGCAAGTATAATGGTGTTTTACTGGTGGCATCGGCACAAGATGGAAATTATCACCAATATCCTTTGGCGTGGGGAATCGTAGATGTCGAGTGTACTTCTTCGTGGAGTTGGTTTTTAACGAAGTTGTTAGAAGTAGTACCAGACGAGGATGAATTGGTGATAATTTCAGACATGCATCAAGGAATCATTAATGCGGTTTCTAGTGTATATAGGAATGCGCATCATGGTCATTGTACGTGGCATTTatctcaaaacatgaaaattaGATGCAAAAAAAAGGGTGCAACCGAAATGTTTTTGCGCATTGCAAAAATTTATAAGGGTATCGAGTTTGATATTGCATACAATGAATTTAGGAATAGATATCCTGAGGCAGCGCAATATTTGGACGAGAAAGACTCACTTGATAGATGGACTCGAGCATATTGTCCAAAGACCCGTTACAATATCATGACGACAAACGGGTTTGAGTCGATCAATGCTAGAATACTTGAAGAAAGGAAGCTGCCAATCATTGCACTCTTAGATTCTTTGCAGAAACTGACCTCATCTTGGTTTGCCCGATATCGCCACGCATCAATTGCAAGTAACAGTAATATGACCCCTACGATCGAGGGAATTCTTCGTAGCAGGTTCACAGATGCCCAGGGAATGCAAGTTTTTGAATTAGGACGTTTAGAGTTCGATGTTAGGAGTCGTGGACATTCGGCCATAGTGGACCTGGAATCAAAAAGATGCACATGTCGAGTTTTTGATATTGATAGAATCCCATGTGCTCATGCCATCGCAGCCAGTGGGTTAGCCAATATTGATTTATATGATATGTGTTCAGAGTACTATTCTACAATGTCATGGTGCATGGCTTACTCAGAGACTGTGTATCTCGTTCCGGAAGAAAATGAATGGCCACGCAACATTAATTTTCCTTTCGTGTTGCCTCCTTTGTTAGAGAAGAGAGTTGGCAGAAGAAAACAAAACAGAATTCCTTCAATCGGTGAATTCAGCAAGAGATAG